The Brevibacillus choshinensis genome includes the window GGAAGAAAGGTGTCTTTTTTATTGTCGAATAATTGAAACCGCAGGAGGAGTAAACATGAGTATTCAAAAAGACCTACCGTTTGCATCCCTGGATGATTTGGAAATCGATGTGGGTTTGTTAGAAGATCTGGTGCAGTTTCCGCTTGTGGAAGCATTGTTCGGCCGTCGTTCCCGTCGCTTCTTTCGGGGGGCGGAAATTCCGGATGGACCGCTGGCGTACAAGTCTGCACACGAACCGCTGCCACTTCATGATCTGGAAAAACTGCTGATTCTCGCTGCAATGGGTGGCGTAACCGGATGGCATCATTCGATTACCCGTCACGAGCGCTACAAGCCGCATCTTTCCAATTATCCGGGCTCAGCGAGTGGCCGTACCTTTCCTTCCGCTGCTGGGTTTCATACATCCGATCTCTTTTTTACCGATGACACGGGAACCTACTATTATTCCACACGCGATACGGCACCATTGGTAGGAAAGGATAGCGAAGGCAAAATCAGTCTGCTCGAGCTGCTCAAAGCCCTGCGTGGTCGCATTCGTAAACTGTCGGATACCCGTCTGCACATCCCCAATTACGAACCTTATATGGAAGGACATAATTCTTGGGTTGCGAATAAGCCGGGGACGTTTCTCGTGTTCCCTGTAGGAGATTTGGCTCAGCACACGATAGCAAATCTTTGTTTTTACGCGCAGAACGGCTTGAGTATCTATGATGACATCAACGGTAGCTCCATTCCTGGTATCGAGGAATATGCAGATAGGGTCGACTTGAAGAATCCAATCCCACTGACGTTTCTGGATCAATACTCCATCGCAGAACTGAGTGCGGAGCTTGCGACTTCTACGTATGCGGGTATGCTGATGCAGCAAGCGATTGGGTTGGGAGGCTGGATGTTCGATGGCATTGATCGTTTGACAGTGCTGGGTGCAAGCGGTGATCCTCAAGTACCCGGTCTGGGATTTCGATACGATCAGGATAAACGGTGGTCACTCCCGAATGCAACGGGTCTGGAGGGGGTATTCACAGCCTATTGCCCACCGCATTACCCAACTATGCGTGCGGCGATCGACGCCTATGCTGACCGGAAGTTTGGTCCAGGTGGGCCATTTCATCCAGATACGCCAGGTCCGTGGAAAGAGAGTCAACATGTACGTAGTAGTGCACAAGTCTACGATGAGCGCTTTCGCTCACTGGTCGCGCTACAAGCGCAATACATCTTTGACACCTATGGTAAATTTCCTGCGACGATTCCATCAATCTACAGTCTGATGTACTTGCAGTCGCACCACTTGGATCTGGATTATTACGACCGCTTTTTCGGCCCGCACAGTTATTTGCGCACACATGCGGAGCATTTAGAGAGATGGCATGGGATCAAAAAAAACGAGTAGCGATAATTTTGAATGGGTCAATGGTGGGGAGCACGCACGGGGTGGCGTGTTATTGAACGGAAGTTATCTGAAAGTTGTTATAATATTGTCGAATCTTGAATCTCGAACAAAAGAAAACCGCCCAAATGAAAAGGCGGTTATACTAAATATCACTATTTCTTGTTAGAGTACTCAATGGTTCCATTTAAACCAACGTCCATGTCCATCTGTTTCCGCCAGCGTTTCATTGTATTCCTTACCGCCTAAATAGTAATCAAGGTGGAATTGTCCTAAATCCCACATATTATTGTATAGGTGAAGCACATCTCTTTCTTCACCAAGTTTTTTAATGCGTTCTATTAACTCATATTTGTCTTGGTTTGGTATTTGATTAGCTACGTGCGTGTGAAACACACATACCACAGAATCCTGGGGAATTTTTAAAGCAATTTCAGTGAGTAGCTTCACACCATCGCCCTCAATTAACTCTAAAGATTGCTTTTTAAAACATCGAGAAGCTCTATCAAAATTTGCAATGCGTTCTGTATGATCAGACCATATTAATGATTTTAGCCAAAGATAATCATCAGGATTGTTGAGATCATTAATATGCAAATCTATTCCTATCCTTGTGGAAACGGGCGGGCTTTGTTTAAGGATAAAAGGTGGTCTAGCCCCTTGCATTTCCGATTCAATTCTCAGTTCTGAAAGTGCTTCACCGTATACTTCTTCATCGGAGTTGTAGGAGTAACAATACTTATCCCAAAGAAGTTGCAACCCCGCACTTGTTCCAATTTCTATTAACGCTAATGGTCTCTTGGTTTTCTCATAAATATAACAAAAAGCTGGATACAGATAAGAGCATCGTCTAACTTCGTTTGTTTGAACAAGTTTGTTCTCTATTATCTGAATGATTTCATGCTGATATTTTAGGCAAAAGTCTCTGAAATAAGGAAACGCTGTTACAGCATCCCTCGGATTGTTTACAATGCTACCATAATACTCTCTTAATTCATGGCTCTTCCCTTTCAGTAATAGATAATGAACCGCACCGAAGAAAAGATTTGGAACGGGTTGCCCTTGTCTAACATAGGAAGCCAATTGAAGCAATTCATCGTCAGCGGCAATTTTTTCTGAAAGGTGTTCATACAAGATGCTTGATCCTTTGCATTCTCTAGTTGCGAACACTTTAAAACGATCGGATATTAGAGTTGTCTCCAATGCAGTTCCTCCTTATCCCTATTAATGGTATTGTATCACCACATTTCGATAAATAATATTTGAATGTTTTTGTTGACGATATAGAAAATATTTATCATATATACACTGTGTAACCCAATTCTTCCGTTGTGCTGGACGAATCCACATCCGTATCGACAAAAGACCGTGAGGAAGTCAAGGGAGGAGGCTTGTGTTGATGCAGGATGAGCTACTAACCGGAGGAAACGTATCCAAGGTTTTTCGAGTAGGAAATACAGTGAGACGTGATATAAAGGCGGAAAGCCCGAACATTCACAGACTGCTTCAGCACTTGGAAAAGAAAGGCTTCGTTTTTTCTCCTCGATTTTTAGGCATTGACGAGCAAGGGCGTGAAATTCTGTCATTCATCGAAGGTGAGGTAGGTAATTATCCGCTAAAAGAGTACATGTGGTCTGATGAAGCCTTGATCGGTATAGCCAAGATGCAACAATGGTATCATGATGCCGTACAAGACTTTCCCTTCGATTCCAGCTGGCAGCGTTTAGACAATGCCCCTCAACATGCAGAGGTCATGTGCCACAACGATTTTGCGATCTATAACATTATTTTCAAAGACAAAAAGCCTGTCGGAATCATAGATTTTGACGTTGCTGGACCGGGACCCAGATTGTGGGACATCGCCTATACCCTCTATACATGTGTGCCGTTAAGCAGATTCCATCTGGGGGAAGATGGCGAGAAAATCTTTTACGATACTTCCTTGCACGCAGAGAGAAGAAGAGCAAGGGTAAAGCTGTTTTTGGAAGCGTACGGAGAAAAGGTTCCAGAAGATTATTTCGAGATGATATTGTTGCGATTAGATGGGCTATGCAAGACGATGACTCGAAAAGCCAAGGAAGGTCACCGTGCTTTTCAAAAAATGATCGAGGAAGGTCATCTTCTACATTATCAGGAGGATATAGCGTTCATTCGAAGGCATGCAAATGATTGGAATATAGATACATGATTAACGATATGACACGTGGAACAGGCTGCCGAATCGAAAGGAATCGGCAGCCTCACTGCATTCGCTGGCGGTTACCTCTCCGTACCATAGTGAAACCCGGGATAGGTCACGACCGGCCATTTTTCTTTTCGTAGCGCATCGATTAATTCATGCCCCACATTCAAATTCGCGGAGACGAGATCATGAGGGGTGAGCGCCATCCATTGATTCAAGGATACATCGACAAACCGATCACTTTTGAACATCTCCAAAAACCATAATGTCTCATTCCCTGTGTTTTGTATGTAGTGGCCATTGGCAAAAGGAACATACCCAACGTCTCCAGCCCTGTAATCAAAAGTGCGCGCGATGCCATTCCCCGCAAAGACCGTCATCCGTCCTTGACCAGTAAGATAATACTGCCACTCGTCGTTATTTGGGTGCCAATGCAGCTCCCTCATGGCTCCTGGCTTGATCTCGACTAATGCTGCAGCAATGGTTTTGGAAATCGGGAAATTGGAAGAATCGACGATACGGACGCTCCCACCAGGGGTAATAATCGGTTTTTGGGCTAATAAACGATGGGAAAAGCTCAAGGGAACCGTGCCATAGGGAGAATCGACTTCATCGCTCTCTATCGGTCCTGGAACTTCTCCTTGAAAAATGTAGACTTGATTGGGGGGAATATCGGCAAAAGCAGACTCGGGTACTCCAAAGTTGTCAGAGAGGACATCTCTAGGAGTATGGGCAGACCAATCAGAAATGGATAACGTATTCAAATCGGAAAAGTGACCGTCGTCGAAAACAAGCAAAAATTCGCAACCTTCCTCCAGTCCTTGAATGGAATGAGGGATGCCAGGTGGAAAATACCACAAGTCTCCTGGACCGATGTCGTCGATAAAATTACGACCAGCAGGATCAACAGACGTGATTCGCGCCCTTCCCAGCAGCATGTAGGCCCATTCAGCTTGTTGATGCCAGTGGAGCTCGCGAACACCCCCAGGTGTCAAGGCCATGTTGACCCCTGCCATGGTCGTTGCGATGGGTAAGTCTCGTACCGTGACTTCACGGGACCATCCGCCGTGATTTAACGTCATTACAGCGTCGGAGAAAGAAAATTTTAAATTCGGGAGTAGGCCGTAGTCGGTGACAGGGGGAACAAGCATGTTGGGATTTTGTCGATCCCGAGCAATATTTCTTGGTCCTTGGTCGATCCATCCGGTACCATCGCTTCGCATCGGTTCAGGCACAGGTCGATCTTTTTCTGGTGGGACCTTTCCCATCCAACATCCTCCTTTGACAATATGCTCATCAGCAATGGTTTGTTGCTCTTCAATATCAATGAATATGGTTCTGTGCTTGGTTATTATTCGGGATACCTATGTAGAGGAAAAGAGGCAAGCTGCATCCAGTATGATCTACACAAAGGAATAGACGATTCCACCTATGTTCTCTACGAAGTATGGAAGGACAATGAGGCACTCACTCGCCATGCTCATTCTATCAAGAGTATCGAGAGAGCATTGCTGATCTACTTGCATCGAGGGAAGTATATCGGTTACAAACCATCGAGTAATGTTGAATAGAAGCAAAAAAGTACACCACTCGCAAATACAGAGGGGTATACTTTTTTTGTGCATGAAGGAAAGGGAGAGCTATTGAACGTCAACGGTAAATTCTTTGTTCGCTTCTGCTTGCCATCCCTGTTTCAGCAGAATGATGTATCGATAACTGGCTTTCGGAGCGTGTTTGCTAGCTTTCACTTTGATCTGGATGGTGCCTGTTTCACCCGGCATCAGCTCCAGCTTTTTCTCCGGATTCGTAATGACCTTTACCCAGTTTGGATTATTAAAGGCAAAGTGGTAGTTGATGTCGATATCGTATTTTGCCGTGTGATAAGGACTACTGTTTGTTACCTGAAAATCCTCGATGATGATCTCTTCGCCCGGATGCATGGAGTAATTTCCATTCGCATTTGATTTGGAGGTTTCTTTTTGGGATTCAGCGGTTTGTTGTGGTGGTACGACAGCCACTGTCTGTGGTGGATCATTCAACGGTTGAGCCTGTTCTGTCGTCGTGTATTGATTTTGTAAATAGACGATTACTCGTTTCGCATCAGGTATATGATCGACCTTTACACTGGTGTAACCCGAAGGAGACTGATAGAAATCGACATCCCCTGTATCTTGCGTTTTATCCAGGGCAGTGAGCCAATTCTTCGTCAAGAGTACATCATTGTCTTCATATGTCAGAAAGGAAATGGATTGGTTTCCGTCCTCAAAATAGATTGACAATGAACCGTATTGATAGCACAGATACCTCGATTCGCCATCCTCGTAAGATTCAGAATTTGGATTCCCAAGGAGCATCTTGACTTCCTCACTGCTCATATTAAGACTGATCTGTTTTTCTGTTCCTTCTTGGTTCCATACACCCACATATTCTCCATCCTTGAGCTTGGTATAGAAAGGCTCAGTCACTTCAGTTGAAGCTTTTTTCACCACCTGTTGCGGTGGAGGGGGAATCGGCTGATCTGCTACTGGAACCTGCTTTTGTTCAGCAGGCTTCGGGGTCGTCACATTCGTACCACTCGCGGATGATGCAAGATTTTTCGTTTTGAAAAACCATGAGTTCATGAAAAAGATCGAACCAACTGCTACGCCTACCACGATCCCTATTACGATAACGAATTTTCCTAGTTCATTTTTGGCGCTCAAGGCAAATCCTCCTGCGGTGAAGATAGTAACCATTGTTCATTTCCCTGAAAGAGTGGCAACAAAACCTTTAACGGTCCATTTCATGTAATCTTAATTGAGATTGTGTACAGTTCGAATTGTCTTGTACGAATCGTAGAGGAGGATTTTTTTCAATGAATAACAAACTACCGCAAATTACGATTTTCTTTTGGATCATGAAGATTTGTGCCACGACATTGGGAGAAACAGCAGGTGACTTGGTTTCCATGACGATGCAAGTCGGGTATGCAGTGAGCTCGATGATTTTATTTGGACTGTTCTTAGTCGCTCTATTTACTCAATTACGTGCCAAGAGCTATTATCCCTTCCTTTATTGGACCGTGATTTTGGCGACCAGTACAGCTGGCACAACGATGTCAGATTTTATGGATCGTAGCCTTGGATTGGGTTATGCAAACGGGTCGTTGATTTTGGTCAGTATTCTCTTGGCGATCTTCATCTATTGGTACGTTACGGAGCGTACGCTCAATGTCAATGAGATTCGCACGCCCAAAGTGGAAATTCTTTATTGGTTAGCGATTCTATTCTCGAATACACTTGGAACGGCTCTAGGTGATTTTTTGGCAGACAGCTCAGGTCTGGGATTTGCCGGCGGAGCTTTATTGATCGGAGGATTGCTCGCGCTCGTCGTTTTGGCTACCTTTTATACCCGCATGCCTCGTGAATTTCTATTTTGGATCGCCTTTGTCCTGACCCGTCCATTTGGTGCAACATTTGGCGACCTTCTCACGAAACCCAGCGAAAAAGGCGGCTTTGATTTGGGGACAATGGGGTCTTCCCTCGTTTTGACTATGATTCTCCTTAGTTGTATCGCCTATACAACCTGGGAGAACACTAGGCAACTTAAAGTTGTAAATCGGTAAGGGAGGTTCTCATTTTATTTTAATGCAATTCTTTCTTTCCTTTCATTTTGCTCAACTATGATGGGTGCAGAAACAAAAGGGTTTGATAGTGTGGGACAAGTCGGATAAAGGAGTAAAGAAATGAAAATTTTACTTGCCGAAGATCAGCTTGTCCTCGGAAAGATCCTGGTGCATCTGTTGACGCAAAAGGGAGGACACGAAGTCGTATGGGTAACAAATGGTTCTGATGCTTATGATCATGCAGCTGATTTGTTTTTTGATGTCCTCATTTTGGATTGGATGATGCCTCAAAAAGATGGAGTCACGGTATGTCGGCAATTACGACAAGAAGGATACACAGGAGCTATCCTCATCCTAACGGCCAAAGATGCCCTTCAGGAACGAATTGAGGGACTTGATGCAGGCGCAGATGACTACTTAGTCAAGCCATTTGAACATGATGAACTTCTTGCGAGATTGCGCGCTCTTTCTCGACGGAATTTTGCACCCATTCAGGAAGAGATTGTTACCGTAAAAGGAATTTCTCTCAATCGGACGACTCATTCTATTGAACGAAATGGGGAGCAGATTCAACTAACGGGCAGAGAGTTTCATTTGTTAGATCTTCTCGTGAGGAATCAAGGGACGGTATTGACCCGAGAAGTGATCTTGGACAGAGTGTGGGGAATGGATGCCGACATCGCCAGTAATGCTGTAGATGTGTACGTAAATATGCTGCGCAGAAAAATGGATACTCATGGGGAATCGACCATGATTCGCAGCATTCGGGGGGTCGGCTATTCCCTTGAAAAATAACCAAGATATTTTTCGGAAAACAAGAGTCCATCTGACGTTTATGAACAGCTTCATGCTGATTGTTTTTTTGTTGTTCTTCATTGTGGGTACCATCAGTGTCTTGTCCTACATCGTTTACAATGAACAAAAACTGGAGCTGAAAGCATTAACAGAGCAAGAGCTGGAAGAATCATACGTGGTTGAACCCCAAGGGAAATCGGGAGAGAACACCCCTATCAACAATCAAGGCATCTACATCAATTATTTTCTGAAAAAGAATGGCGATGTGGTGGTAGGGGATGAGTTCAATCCAGAGATGAGATCATTGATCTTGGACAAGGTGAAAGGGTGGAGCCCTGAAGGAATCCAAGTGAAATACGTCACATTTTCAGTTGGGAACCAGCAGGAGGTACACTTCCTCATTGCTGCGAAGCATGTGCTCAATAGTGGAGGGGGCACAGGGACTCTATATATTGGAAAAGATGTTTCCTATTTGTGGAGTATGTTTCAGTGGCTATTGGCTGTTTTGCTTGGAATGCTCTTGTTATTTGTCGGAATTGCCATTGGCATCGGCCAAATTATGACAAGGCGGGCAATGAAACCGATCGTTCACTCCTATCAATTGCAGCGTGAATTTTTAGCAGATGCTTCTCATGAGCTGCGCACGCCCATCAGCATCTTGAAATCAGGCCTCGAAGTAATGGATATGGGAGAGAATAACCAATTGTCTTCTTTTTCTTCTGATTTGCTCGTGGATTTGCAAAAGGAAGCGAAAAGTGCAGCGAAATTAGTGGATGACCTTATGCTCCTCGCTCGTACGGACTCGGGTGCCCAACCGTTGTTTTACGAGACATTTGATTTTTACTCGTTGGCCGAGCAAGTGGTGAGATCGATACAAAATGTAACCCCACCAAGTCAAATCCAGCTGAATCTCCTATCCGATCGCTCACTTCACTTTTATGGCGATCTGGAAAGGATGAAACAATTGCTATACATTTTGTTAAATAATGCGGTCCAATACACGCAGCCAGGAGGCAAGGTCACACTAGACTACTTTCTGGAAGAGGAGTCGCAGGCAACAAAACTATGTATCACCGTGACGGATACGGGAATCGGGATGGAGCCAGAACATCTGGAGTCGATCTTTCGGCGTTTTTACCGCGTCGATAAAAATCGCTCACGTGAATCTGGGGGAACTGGCATAGGTCTAGCGATCGCAAAATGGATTGTCGAAGCGCATCAGGGAGACATCGAAGTAGAAAGTACACCAGGGGTTGGTAGCACGTTCACCATCTATCTTCCTCTCACATAAGGAAGAAAGGAGGAAGCACTCGTGGATTACAAGCGACAATTACTAAACAAGGTTCCTGAAGTTACGATATTCTTCTGGATCATTAAGATCATGGCTACTACTGTAGGTGAGACGGCGGCTGACTTTTTGACATTTAACCTCGGCTGGGGATTGACTAAGACGACGCTAGTAATGAGTGCATTATTGATCATCTTCCTCGTGTTCCAGTTTAGAGCGAGGCAGTATGTTCCTTGGATGTATTGGTGCGTTGTCTTGCTAATTAGCGTAGTGGGCACCTTGATTACCGACAATCTCGTAGACAACTACGGAGTAGAGCTGGAAACGACCACGATTGTATTTTCGATAGCACTGCTGGCAATCTTTCTGTTGTGGTATTTGGTTGAAAGGTCCTTATCGATTCACTCCATTAACACGATAAGGAGAGAAATGTTCTACTGGCTCGCTATTCTTTTCACATTCGCGTTGGGGACATCTGCCGGGGATCTGATCGCGGAAGGATTAGGATTTGGTTACTTGATCTCTGCGTTCTTGTTTGCACTTCTGATTGCGATCGTAGCGGCTGCACATTACGGACGTATGGCGAATTCGGTGCTGATCTTCTGGGTCGCTTACATTTTGACACGACCTTTTGGAGCCTCTCTGGGCGATTTCTTGTCACAGCCACGAGATGAGGGGGGGCTTGGGATGGGGACGGTTGTGACGAGTGGATTCTTCCTCGTAACGATCTTGGGTCTGGTCATCTATTTGACTAGCACGAAAAAAGACGCCGATTTGACAGATGCAACCCGTGGGTAAAGCTTCTCACAGTGAGCCATCACGCACTTTCAACGGAACCTTTCCTATCGAGAGGTTCTTTTTTGGCGTTGGTTGGTTATTGATTTTGGAGATTCCCTCCACTTTTTCAATAAAAAAAGGATATATCCAAAAACAATCCGCATATATTGTATAGAAAATTCAGAATTCGATCTGTAGAAAGGTGTTTGGTAAGTGTGGAAACTCCAGTAGCCATTAATGAACTTCATGCCAAAATAAACAGCTATGTCAAATCACTCACCAAATCCGAGCAGAAAGTGGCGCGCTTTGTATTGGAGAGATTTGACGAGATTCTCAACATGTCCGTGACTGACCTCGCCGAACAAGCGAATGTAGGAGAGACGACCGTATTGCGTTTTTGTCGCAAGCTGGATTTCAAAGGATACCAAGAATTCAAGCTGGCTCTTGCCAAAAACACGATCAACCCCCTCTCCAATTTGCATAGTAACCTTACCGAAAGCGATCCGTTTCAGGTCATGATCCAAAAGGTCAATGCCTCGAACGTGCAGGCGATCCAGGAAACAACCGGGATGATCGACAGCAAAGAATTGAATCGGGCCATAGAACTGATCTTATCCAGTCAAAAAATCCATTTTTATGGTGCAGGGGTATCGGGTGTGACAGCTCTCGATGCCAAGAGCCGCTTTATGCGGATAGGACTTTCTGCGGATGCCCTGCTAGACGCTCACCATCAGGCGATGGCAGCAGCGACTTTATCCGAAAACGACCTAGCTATTGGATTTTCCGTATCGGGTAGCACAAAGGATACCGTGGATGCGCTGACCATTGCAAAAGCAAATGGGGCAAAAATCATCGCCAGTACACACTTTGCTCGTTCTCCCATTACCAAGATGGCCGATGTTGTCTTACTGAATGGAGGGAGAGAGACGCCATTGCAGGGAGGTTCATTGGCAGCGAAAATCGCACAGCTACATGCGATTGACTTGCTGTACACAGGAGTAGCCCTGCGAATCAAAGAAAAAGCATTGTATTATCGGGAAAAAGCAGCAAAGGCAGTCGTGGATAAAGCGTATTAATCTCACGCCAACCAAATTGAAAAAAGAAAGGATACGACGATGCTGGAAAAATGGAAGGCAGGGCTGGTGGTATCCTGCCAAGCGCTGGAAGATGAGCCTCTACATGGACCGCATTTTATGGAACGAATGGCGAGGGCTGCACAAGAAGGTGGTGCTGTCGGGATTCGGGCCAATGGCTTTCACGACATCCAAGCCATTCGAGCTAGCATTGATCTGCCCATCATAGGAATTAACAAACGAAAAATAACAGGCTTTGATGCTTTCATCACACCCGCTAAAGAAGATGCCCGACTTGTCCAGGAAGCCGGTGCAGACATCATCGCGATTGATGCGACGACACAGAGCCGACCAGAATCGTTGGAAGAGTTGATTCACTATATCAAAGGGGAGCTCGGAAAAGTGGTGATGGCTGACGTATCCACAGTGGCTGACGGGATACGTGCCCAGCAGTTGGGGTGTGATCTGGTCGGGACCACGTTAGCGGGTTATACCCAGGCGACCATGCAGAAAAAGAGCAAAGATCCGGATTTTGACTTGTTGCGAGGGCTAGTAGATCAGCTGCACATTCCAGTTATTGCCGAAGGAAGAATTCATACGCCGGAGCAAGCGAGAAAAGCTCTGCAACTGGGAGCGTTCTGTGTGGTAGTGGGAGGCGCCATTACCCGTCCTCAAGAGATCACAAGGCGCTTTCTGGAAGGGATGAAGGAATGAAGAAAGCCATTGGCATTGATATTGGAGGGACAAAAATCCGCGGAGGAGTCATCCGTGAAGACGGCAAGCTCCTGTCTGTTCGGGAAACGCCGACGGAAGCGAAGCGCGGAGGAAAGGAAGTGATGGAGCGGGTAGCTCAGCTTATCCAACAGCTCTCTACAGAAGAGATAATCGGCATCGGCGTTGGAGCGACGGGGCAGGTAGGATTGCAGGGGGAAATCTTGTCAGCTACGGAGACTTTTCCAGATTGGGCCGGAATTCATCTCCAAAAAGAATTGCATGAGAGGTTCCAGCTTCCTGTCCGTGTCATCAATGATGTGCAAGCGATGGCGCTCGGTGAGCTTTCATTCGGGGCGGGGAAGGATGTGCAGGATTTTCTTTGCCTTGCATTGGGAACCGGTGTCGGCGGGGCAATCGTTTCACATGGAAAGCTTGTTCGCGGAACGAACGGGGCAGCTGGGGAAGTGGGTCATATGTTGTTCCACCCAAATGGTCGACGGTGTCCCTGTGGAAAAAGCGGTTGCTTGGAAGCTTACGTCTCCGGTCATGCATTAGAGGCGCGTTTCCAGGAAAAGAGCGGCGTGAAGAAAGCGGGTATGGACATCATCCGTGGAGCCCAAGAGGGTGATGGGGCAGCGCATGCCTTACTGGAAGAATACATGGACGATTTGGCAAAGGGGATTGCTTCCCTCATTACGGTCTTGAATCCTCGTAAAGTAATTCTCGGCGGAGGCGTCGCGCAAAGTCTCCCATCTTATTTGCCTAGCGTGGAAGAGAAAGTGGTTGGCAGGCTCAGTCGTGCAGCGGCACTAGATTTTGCTCTCGTCTTATCCGCATTGGGTGATGGTGCCATGTTGCTTGGGGCGGGCAGTGTGATGTTTTCACAATGAAGTGTAAAGGAGGAACCAAGTGATGAACATACAACGAAAGTGGCTTTCCATGGTCGTGACAGCGGGACTGATTGCGATGCTCAGTGGATGTACGACTTCGAGTAACCAGACGCCCAATCAGACCACACCTACGCCAAAGGTGGAAAAACAAACCGTAA containing:
- a CDS encoding MurR/RpiR family transcriptional regulator; amino-acid sequence: METPVAINELHAKINSYVKSLTKSEQKVARFVLERFDEILNMSVTDLAEQANVGETTVLRFCRKLDFKGYQEFKLALAKNTINPLSNLHSNLTESDPFQVMIQKVNASNVQAIQETTGMIDSKELNRAIELILSSQKIHFYGAGVSGVTALDAKSRFMRIGLSADALLDAHHQAMAAATLSENDLAIGFSVSGSTKDTVDALTIAKANGAKIIASTHFARSPITKMADVVLLNGGRETPLQGGSLAAKIAQLHAIDLLYTGVALRIKEKALYYREKAAKAVVDKAY
- a CDS encoding N-acetylmannosamine-6-phosphate 2-epimerase, which encodes MLEKWKAGLVVSCQALEDEPLHGPHFMERMARAAQEGGAVGIRANGFHDIQAIRASIDLPIIGINKRKITGFDAFITPAKEDARLVQEAGADIIAIDATTQSRPESLEELIHYIKGELGKVVMADVSTVADGIRAQQLGCDLVGTTLAGYTQATMQKKSKDPDFDLLRGLVDQLHIPVIAEGRIHTPEQARKALQLGAFCVVVGGAITRPQEITRRFLEGMKE
- a CDS encoding ROK family protein, with the translated sequence MKKAIGIDIGGTKIRGGVIREDGKLLSVRETPTEAKRGGKEVMERVAQLIQQLSTEEIIGIGVGATGQVGLQGEILSATETFPDWAGIHLQKELHERFQLPVRVINDVQAMALGELSFGAGKDVQDFLCLALGTGVGGAIVSHGKLVRGTNGAAGEVGHMLFHPNGRRCPCGKSGCLEAYVSGHALEARFQEKSGVKKAGMDIIRGAQEGDGAAHALLEEYMDDLAKGIASLITVLNPRKVILGGGVAQSLPSYLPSVEEKVVGRLSRAAALDFALVLSALGDGAMLLGAGSVMFSQ